The window GTACCCACTCTCCTGGGTCTCAACTTCCTTGTCTGTAGGCTGAAGGGGGCCCTTCCATCTTTAAGTTGACAACCCTGTGATGCAGTTTTGAGATATCCCATGGTGGGGCCCCTCAAAATTAGCTGAAGTGTTTCACAAAAGCTCTTGTGTTCTGGGAAGTTGGGCAGTTGTCATATCATAGACTTGAAAGACAGGCAGGATCTAGAAGATGATCACAGTCCCAGTCTCTTCCTAGTTAAGAGTTTTAGGACCTGACCTGTTCCCTATATTTACCTTCAGTTCTTCCCATTTCACAACAGAAGTTAAACTTAATCACAgagatttttaaatgacatttaatgTCTTctgttaaaataaaacaaactttggGGTTATTAGTGGCAGAGGTTTGAGAGGTGATGTAACTAAACCTGCCTGTTGTGTTATCAATCTTGCTAAAACCTACTTGCCCAGAACAGTGTGGCTTAGGCCAAATGTTAGTGAATGggcctttcccttcctctctacctGGGAtaaaggtgaaagagaagaaagttcTTGAATTTGGAGTTTTCAAACCAGCAATGGAGCATTGCATAGAGTTTCCCCACCTGCTTGTTTTGACAGAcaaatgtgtctatatatatatatatatatatatatatatatatacacacacacacacacacatacatgcaaacTCTTTGCCCACCAGATTTCTGGTTCTttatacatgatatataaatTGTAGATTTGTCTTCTTCATGTACCAGGACCTCTCCTAGCATTTGATTGGTTGGAGATCTTGAAGGTAATTGTTACAGTTGGAGCTGGGAAATTTGCCAAAGAACATGGCAGATGAGGACACTGGAAGGTTATTGCCACAGGCTGTTTCTAATAGATTCTCCAGATTCCAAATGGCTCTTCCTATCTAGCTGTAGAAAAGAGTTGAGAAGACATTTTCTGAGCAATATAGAACTGATCAaccaatggagaaaaaaatctcaaatttttGAAATTGCCTAAAACCAAGCAATCAATGCTGCATCTTTGTCTTGAGCTGAAATTGGTTTTTAGGGGATAAGAAATTGTTATATTTTGCTACTTAGTATAAAATCAACAACCAAAGaccatctctttctcctcttgATTAAAAGAAGGCTTGCAGAATTAATCTCGACACCAAGACTCTCCTTGTAAAATGATCgaattagatgacttttaaggaCAGCCCCAAATCTAGAGGCTGGAACCTTCCTCCTTGTAatgcaaaaaagaattttagaccCAGAAGAAGCTTTAAAAAGGAACCTTGCCAACCTCCAAGGGTCAGTTAAGTGTCTGGGATTCAttacttttcattcttctttttgaaCTGGTGTTTGTAGTCTTAGCCCCTTTGGTAAAGATCCAGGAGACACTGTGTGCACAGCTTGCTAATAGAATGACTGTGTTAGGCTAGTAGTTGCAGGAGGAGCATTAACATAGAAAAAcctaaaagaattagaaagatgGACTAAAACTGTCAAGTATTTTAGCCTGGTAGAAGATGCTAAGAATCTTAGCATTCTAAGGAAGGATGGAGGAATCTCCTGAATGAAGAGCTGACTGAGATACTTGCTAAAATCTGTGAAAACTGTTCATTTGAGAAATATCTGCCTCTGAAATATTCCTTGCTAACACTGGCAGAGATGAAAAGTGGAATTAATCATGAAAAAACaaggtgagaaaaaagaaagtcaaaaaggGTAAAAAGTGTTCATTGTGCTCAAACCAAATTTGTGGGAGCATTTGGAGGATTTCTCCTGGCCTTCCTTCAGGCCTGCCTCCCTGTGTATGTCGTTGGGTTTCTGCATCTGCAGGAGGCTCAGAAACACCAGAGTTAGTTTCCTTCATTCTCTTGTAGCCTCCAGAAAATAACATGTCTCCATCTTTTAGAAGGTGTTCTCTTCCTGGGGACTGCATTAAATGGTGGCTGATTGTTCCTTTCCTCCTGGCAGGTGTCGTGTCTGTCTGTTTCGAGGGGGACAGCGATGGCTACATTAACCTGGTGGCCTATCCTTATGTGGAAAGTGAGGCCCTGGACCAGGACGACCCCCCCGAGCGAGAGCAGCCCCGACGCAAGCATTCTCGCCGGAGCCTACACCGCTCGGGCAGTGGCAGTGAACACAAGGATGAACGGGCAGGGCTGGTCCCGGAGAGCTCAGATAGGTAACGGGATGCCAGGAGCGTAGTCCCCAGGAACGTGGCTGGCAGCTGTGGCGTTGCCTGGGACAAACAAGTAGGAGGAAGAGCCACTGTTTGGGCTTCTTTTAAAAGGaggggcagaaaaaaaaaacttaaaaggccCAGTCTTTGGAATGGGCCCCTTACAAAACCCTGTATGCCTTCTGAGGGAAGGGGGGAGTAAAGAACAAGGCCCAGCAGACAGCCTCAACTCTCATTGCATTCAGAGTCATCCCTAAGTTGGGAGTGGAGGTAGCGAGTGGGGCAACCCCTTGAAATGCCCCTCAGGGACAGGTTAGGGCTGAGTGCTTCTGTGCCCCGGCCTGCCTGTGACCGTGGTGTGCTTTCTTTCCCCAGCTTGCAGGAGTTGAAGAGCCCCAAGATGGAGCTGCACATCCACTCAGAAGTTCCCTTCCAGATGCTTGATGGGAACAGCGGCCTGAGCTCAGAAAAAATCAGCTACAACCCCTGGAGCCTTCGCTGCCACAAGCAGCAGCTGAGCCGCATGCGCTCAGAGTCCAAGGAGAGGAAGCTCTACAGTATCCTTCAGAGTGGGCGGGGGAGAGGGAGGGCTGGGGGGGCATCCATGTTCTTGCCATCAGctccttgtttttctctctcccaccagtgtttttaaactgtgggttttCTCTCTTGTGttaatttctccctcccttttcctgtcatctctgACATAGTCTTTCTGCCCAGAATTTTAAAACCTAACTTTTAGtgcttttgaaaaatagaattaaaaaatccTGAGTGCTTTGAGAGGCCAGCTGTTCAAGGGCTGACTCCCCTTGTGTCACTGGCACATCACTTTGGTTGTCACTGACTCCAAGTTCATACTCTATTCTCATGGAATAAAATGAGATCTAAAAGCTTAGGTGACATGGACAAGCAGTTATTCTAATTACATGGTGTTTGGAGTAATACATATATGAAGTCATTTTAGTCTTAGAAAATGTGccagtaggggcagctaggtggcacagtgggtagggcaccagcactgaagtcaggaggagctgaatcctcagacacttcacacttcctggctgtgtgaccctgggcaagtcacttaatcccaattgcctcagcaaaaaaaaaagaaaagaaaagaaaaaggaaatatgccAGTAGATCCTCATAGGTATGAACATAATAGGTTCAGTCTTACAGAATACCAGATGCCACTGCAAAATACTAGGTAGCAGGATTAAACAAAAATTTCCTACCCTGTGCATTGTTGGCCAGGGTTCAGCATCATAAGGCAGATTTTGAATTCCAGGGCTCCAGTGTCATTGTGTGATGGGACAGGTCCTTTTTCCTCACTAAGCTCTAATTCCTCATGTATAACAGGAGATGATAGACTTAAatatgctctgtgtgtgtgtgtgtgtgtgtgtgtgtgtgtgtgtacgtgtatgtACACATGTAGCCAGGTCTTTATCCCTGAGGATATTGGTTACCACTAGGATATTGCTACATTGCTACAGGTGATGAACACGGGACCTGggcaaagagaaaggaagggaaccAGAGGGAGGACAGAGCAGAACTTCTTTAGCAAACTTCCAGGTTCCAGGACCGCTTCATTTGGATGTAGGGAGATAGTGCCACGACAGGAAAGCTATCCACCATGACCCCAGACTATCAGTGACTCTGGTAATGTAGGAGTGGGATCATATACCCCATAGGTTTTGGTCAGACTAGTCATATTTGTGCCACAAAGACTCCACAAAAGCTGTGAACAGTCTAGGAAAGGGAATTTGAAGGGATGTTCGCGAATGTGTCAGAACACAGGCATGTTGGGAACAAAGATGTGGGCTTGAAACCGGGTTCTGTCTCTGAGGAGACTTTTAACAGGTCTTTCTATCCATACTCCCTCCTTTTTACCATTCATTTATCACCAGTTCCATCTCCTAAAGTTAGGGGAATGGACTAAatcatttctaaggtcccttttatctCTGAAATCTATGCATTCAgtaatgaaagaattcatctaaatGTTTTAAGTGGCTATTAAAATGCATAGATTCCTTATGAATATGTCAAATAATAAGTAAGAATGACTCCTTTGTTGGACAATTTAAGTAAATGGAATCCCAGAGATCAAAGAGATCCACTCTAACTCTTGGAGCATTTGTTGAGCACCTGCTGTATGCAGAACACTATTGAGCACTGGGGTTACAAGGTCAAAATTCAAAGCAAAGGTATTGATTCCTAGGAAGGGGCTTCCACAAGTGATGGAGGTGCTCGGAGTCAGACTGGAAGAGGTCCTTGTGCATCCCCCAGGCCTAGTCCCTCGCTGACCCAAGGCCAGGCCCCTGCCTCCTTGACTTGAGTCTCTAGAGTTCCTCTTGCTGGAGAATGTGGTGCATCACTTCAAGTTCCCCTGTGTGTTAGATCTGAAGATGGGGACCCGGCAGCACGGCGACGACGCCTCGGAGGAGAAGGCTGCCCGGCAGATGAAGAAGTGTGAGCAGAGCACCTCTGCCACGCTGGGCGTGCGAGTCTGTGGAATGCAGGTACAGGCCCGGCGCGGCCCTCGCGGCTGCTGCTGGGGGCCAGCGCAGTGTCAGGGCTCCCTCTGCTGGTGGATGCTTTTGCTTTGGGGCCTCAGTGCCAAGGTGAAGGCTCAGGGGTGGGGTACCCCGGAGCCGCCTTCAACCTGCCCCTTCCCACTTTGGGTCCTGTGCAGGCCAGGCCTTCAGGAGTGTGACGGTCACAGAGTCATCTCTGCGAGGGAATTTCCACCACAGGGTGCTCCCTGACCGTTTCCTGCCCTATTTATGCCTGCAGAAGGTGAGCTGTTCAGCCTTCATGTTCTTGCTTTTCAGCCTAAGATCTGAGTATCTAGACAAGGGCTCCTTGAGGCTCACAGGGACCATGGCAGTTGGGGTCTTCTCTGGAGCCCAGAGCTCAGCCAAGGGGTGTTTGTAGCCTCAGGATCCTGCTTCTGGTTCTCAGAAATCAGCTCTGGAGGGAGGTCTCGGTGGGTTCCCTGCTACAGCTTAGCCTCCTCCTAATGGAGGGGTGTAGCAcatggggaagaaaggagggaggcacCGACCCTCAGCCTCGGGAATAGACTCTGATTCTTGGCTGTCCATAGCATCATTTCCCATGTGAATTGGACCGACCACGTCCTTAATGGATGACAATATCCATTAAAACCCTGGTCTGTTATCAGACCACGGCAGGAGAACATGGATACCATTGTTCACCGCGGTGCACTAACGCTGTCTCCTGATCTTTCAGGTTTTTCAGCTGGATACAGGGCATTATTTGTGCAGGAATAAATACTACGGTCGTGGGCTCTCAATCGAAGGCTTTCGCAATGCTCTCTACCAGTATCTCCACAACGGCCTGGACCTCCGGAGAGATCTTTTTGAGCCCATCTTGAGCAAACTTCGGGGTTTGAAGTCTGTGCTGGAGAGGCAGGCCTCTTACCGCTTTTACTCCAGCTCGCTCCTCATCATTTACGATGGGAAGGAGTGCAGGGCAGAGATGTTCCTAGACCGCCGGGCAGACGCACGCTCGAAGAACGTGGACTTGGGGCTCCCCGAGATGACACCCGACGGCACCGGCCCCAGCACCAGCCCCGAGACGTCCCCCTCGGCCACCCCCAAGGTGGACGTCCGCATGATTGACTTTGCCCACAGCACGTTCAAGGGCTTTCGGGATGACCCCACTGTGCACGACGGGCCCGACAAGGGCTACATGTTTGGGCTCGACAGCCTCATCACCATCATGGAGCAGATGCGCGAGGAAAACCAGTAGTGTCCTACGCTGGGCCCCCGCGTCAGTCACTCCCCAGAGCCCTCCCCTCTCCACCCACAGGCAGGGACCACCCACTCTGAACTCACCACATAGGGCGGACGAGACAGACTTTGGTTTTCAAGGGTTCTATTTCTCTTTGGTGTAAACAGAAAGGAATGATTTTAGCTGTAGCCcggaatacatatatataaaagtgaaggagagagaggagaaagcagAAGCTGTGCTCAGCCACTTTATCACCTTGTCCAGGCTGGCTTAGGAAGAGGATCTGCGGACGTCTGGGCCTCGGTGAGACTCAGCTGCTCTGGCCTTGTGCGTCCGCAGGCGCGTGCCTGGTTTGTGGCCAAAAGGAGGATCTGGGCGGGGGCCAGGGACCACAAGCTCTTCCGACTCCACCGACCCCTTGATCGGCTCGCTCAAAGGCTCCAGCGCAGGTGCCTGACTGAAAGGCAGGCTTTTCAGTCGGGCACACGAGCCCCTGGGCTCTTGCATGTCACTTATTCCGGAGAGGGTCTGGGGGCACCAGACCCACCTGTAGCAGGTGGGGACAAGCGAGAGGGACTCTGGGTAGCAAACAGTCTGGTGTGAGGTGTCTCTTAGGTCTGTGGAGAAGAGGAATGactaagaaaaagagtgagagagagaaagtgtgtgaATGAGTGAgattgtgtgtgtgagagagagagtgtgtgcaCGCATGTTTTTTTCAGCATCCCCTAgcagggatggggggaagaacaGCCAGTCAGACTTCTCTGGTGAACCAGGTTGCCTGAAGAGAGAGCTTTGGAAACCACACTCCCCCCCATCTCCCCAGCTacttgctgctgctactgctgctgtttcttgccttttaaaattGAGCTGCAAGAGACTGAACTAAGCCATTTGAAGATGGGATGGGGAAGATAGCAGGTTTGTGAAGTTGGACCGGTAGTTAAAAGAATCCAGGTGAGCTTGAGACACAGGAGCAAAGACCAGCCTCAGCAAGTATTTGGCTTCTCTGGCCCTCCTTGGTATCCCTGATTGAACCCCACTTCACTTCCTACCATCTGGCTGCATGCATCCAAACTCTTGCAGCATGAAAAGTGTTTCCTTCACAAACCTAGGGAAGTGAATTTTAATcctattctcttcccctttcctcactCCCCCTCATTCCCAGCGGATCATTTTTGGGCACTGGGCAGTAGATGGGGAAGGGCTGGAATGATGGATCATGACTAGGGCTGCTTCTGGCCATCAGCTTAGATGGGGGCTGGAGACTTGTTTTAGGGCAGGGAAAGAAGGCACTTAAATTGATTAGCTCTTAAGATCTCCAACCTTGGCTGCCATATTGCTTCTTACTGCTTTTTCCCAGGAGCCCCAGATCCTATAGAACTCTTAAGGTGTCACATGATCTGCACCTCCTGTTTCAAGAGTGGCTTGGTCAGGAGCTGCAGGCCTTGCTTAATAAACTAGGACACAGAAGTGAGAAGTACAAGCCTTGGAAATGAGCCCCCAGTGGGTCCTGGCTTCTTTGGTGCCCCTGAATTTGAAGTTTAAAAGGGACCGTGTTGAGTGATATTTCAGGATTTCTTTATTTCCACCAGGGCCAGCTCTTAGGTTTGTCCCAAGCTATGGGCTGCCCTGTGTAGTGATGAGGGTGGCTGCCTTTGTTTTCCCCACTGAGATTCACCCCTTTGTGTACTCCCTTCTCAAGCAACTACTAACTGGGGTTCTTCCCTTGGAGTTGGACTCTTTATAGATGCTGAAGTTTCTGGAGGAAGTGGATTAAGTTGTAGGAAGTACCACAAGATGGGCTCTTCCTGTTGAACGATCTCAGTGCACAATGGTTAGCATAACCAAGGGAGGCAGCTGGAGTGAAAGTGAAGCCAAAGCTGAAGGCTTAGTTTTCTCAGCTCAGAAAGAACTTTGGACTCTTGGCCCAGCCCTTGCCTCTCTCTGGGTCGAAGGACCAGAACAGGTCGCCCAAGGCTGGCGGCCACACCTGGTTTACAGGTCTGAAGTACTGAGAGTAGTCTTGGGCGGTGATCCACCACATTGGGACTTCTTGACAGCCTAGATACCGAGAGTCTCCCAGAGCCTTCACTGATACTGCCAGTCTGGACAGCTCACTGAGGACAACCTGTTCCGGGCTCCTAGGCTCCAGAGGGACTCAGAAGCATGCTTGTGCACGAGAGAGCGTTGTGTGTATGATATCTTTAACCTCATTTTCCTGTAGGGAACTCAGCATGTATCATTGTTACCTTATGTCTATCTCGGCTTCAGCGTGGAAAGGAAGCTGAGCCATCTCTAGATGAGACCGTGAGGGAGATGGTCTCTTTCTTTTTAGACATCCAGGCACTCCATCTTACGGTTGGTCCTGGAGCTTTGAGAGTTTCCCTCAGAGGTAGGCTGGCCTCTAGATCTGGGCCTCTGGAGAGCCCTCCACCAGAAGGGATTTTGAAGTTAAAACGCCATTGACTGGTTAGCTCAATGACCCCTGGGAGCAGCCCCAGAGCCTTCTGGTGATGACCCACTTCTCCCTTGGCTCTGCTGTGGCCTCCACCATGGGAGACAGGTGCCTTTTAAGAGCAGACAGTGTTCATTCCCAGTGCTATGCAGAGAAGACAGATGTCTGGGAGATTGTGCAGTGTGCCTGCTTTAGCTTTCCAGCCGGGTCAGGCCCCGGCTGCAGCAATCAGTGTTTCTGGGACCTTGGGACGATGTTCCTCGTCGTGAGTCCGGCTGCCCCTTGCTGAGGAGGAACAGGCTGGGCCTCCTGACTCAGTATTCCTGGGCCCCGGCGCTCCCAGGCTGGGCCCTGCCGGGGGGACGGCAGCAGGCTGTGAGGGTGGCCTTAGAGCAAGGGAACAACGGGGTGAGCCCACGCCCAGTCCCacgggggtggggaggggggtttTTGCCTTCCTGGGAAATGACAGTGAAAGCCACCTTTCAGATTTAGAGAGCATACCAAGACCTTCATCCAAAACTTAGGGGGGACATCATTAAAGACAAGGGACACCCCCGGGAGCACTGGGCAGTGGACACTTAACCATCCTTCTTCCCGCCCGTCCATCCCAGCCTGTGGCCTGTATCTCGTGGCCAACTTGGGGGGAAGGGCTGTGTGATCCTAGCACTGGACCAAAGAGAAGGATGGCAAAGGGAGTCTAGCGCACACGGGTGCTTTTGTTTGAAATCTCTGTACAGTATTTACGGGGGGCCAATGAGTAAGCACTAGCCACTTGCAAGAAATGGAAGACAGGGCTTTTGATGTCAGGCCTCCAGCAggtctgtgaaatgggaatggaCCAGGGAGGGCTGGGGCTCCCCCAGAACCTAGAAGGTTGCTTTGTTTGCCGCATGGGGACATTGGGATCGATTTGTATTTCCATGAGGGGAACACTGCTTGCTTTGCTCATGGGGGAGTTGGTGAGATCCCATCTCCCACTGCTCTTCCTGGAAGGATAAGGACAATCAGCCACGTCAGCTCTACTGGCTTAGGAAAAAACTCTCTTCTTGTCCAGTCTCCTGCATAGTGGCATTATTATTACATTTGTCTTCTGGCATTTTTCTGCAtatctttagttttctttggAACTTGTTTAGGGGCATGATTGTAACAGTGTCTGTATTCACCCCGCACTGTTCCCTTGCCTTCTGTCTAAAAgtcatgtatataaaaataaagtcaccTAGAACGTACAAATGCAATCTCTGTGTGGTTTAAAACATTTCTTGGGGAAGACGCATGGAGGGAGAGTCCCATATTGACCTGCTTGGACCTTCCTTCAGATTCGGCCATTCCCATCCTGTTCTGGAGAAATTCATCTCTCAGCTCACAGTCTGAGGGGGGGGAGTGACAAGGAAAATTAAGGTCATTATGTGGGTGCATCAGCAGGGCAAAGTGAGGTGACTTGGAAGAAGAGACTCGTTTCTCATTCATTCCTGCCTGGGCCACAGCCCTGAAGCCAGCTGTGTCCTGACCAACCAGGCCCTTGGATGGTCCGGTTCTGTCCACACAACCTTGTGGCTCCGAGGGAAAGGTTTGGGAGCTGAGGCAGGGCAGCTCCGGAAACAAAGGTCAGCTGTAGCAGAGGCCCTGGGAAGGATGGGTTTTGAAGGCTCAGGTATTGGAGCTTGATATTTAAAACTCAATGTTGACTGTGTGGTAGTGTCACTGTTACCCCCGACACTGAGGAGGAGAGCATAGAGCAGGAGGTCATCCACCTTTCAGTGAGGGGCAGGGACCTGAAGGGAAGAGATAGTGCCGGGTCAGTCTGAAGGAGCCCACAGAGGCCCTGAAAGGTCTGTCCGTTCCATCTGGAAGCTGTGGTCCGGCAGAGTTGTGGTGCTGGCTACCTGTAGCACGTTTTCTGTACCCAGCAGTCATGGGTCGGTGGCCCTGGTCTcccttttgggggaaggggggaatttGGAGCCCTCCCCCAGGAAAGGAGTGACCTGATGCCACAGACTATTGTGGGGAGAAAGGGCTACAGGGAGGCTCCCAGGCAGGAGCTTTCTGCCCCAGAGAGATGAGCTCATTCTGCTACAGCAACTTCCACTTAGTAAGACCTGAGGAGAGTAAGAACCGGGGCCTTTCTGAATCCTGTCCCCTTTGTTTGGGTGAGGCTTTACTCTATACTTTATCCTGCTTCTCACCAAATCCCTTGAGGTAGATCACAGAGTCACAGATAGGATTGTTCTCAGAGGACTGGAAATTCTGACTTTAAAAGTCTGAGGTGAAAGGTGAGAGTGGGCACTGCTGGAGATGACATAACTAAGGGCCCCCAACCAAGTGGCTCCAGAGGGGCCCAAGCCAAACCACCTCAAAGAAGAAACAATCTCCCGGAGCCCAGGGACATTCACCAAGTTGCCTTAGCAAACTTTGAGAGAGCTCTAGGTACCACCTCTGCACAAAAGCCCTCAGCTAGCCTCTCAAGGAAGACAGCATCTCAGAGGCCCTAATCTTGTTTTGGGGGGGAGAAAAGAAACTTGCCTTGTACTCAACAGACCA of the Sarcophilus harrisii chromosome 1, mSarHar1.11, whole genome shotgun sequence genome contains:
- the IP6K1 gene encoding inositol hexakisphosphate kinase 1, which codes for MCVCQTMEVGKYGKNASRSGNRGVLLEPFIHQVGGHSSMMRYDDHTVCKPLISREQRFYESLPPEMKEFTPEYKGVVSVCFEGDSDGYINLVAYPYVESEALDQDDPPEREQPRRKHSRRSLHRSGSGSEHKDERAGLVPESSDSLQELKSPKMELHIHSEVPFQMLDGNSGLSSEKISYNPWSLRCHKQQLSRMRSESKERKLYKFLLLENVVHHFKFPCVLDLKMGTRQHGDDASEEKAARQMKKCEQSTSATLGVRVCGMQVFQLDTGHYLCRNKYYGRGLSIEGFRNALYQYLHNGLDLRRDLFEPILSKLRGLKSVLERQASYRFYSSSLLIIYDGKECRAEMFLDRRADARSKNVDLGLPEMTPDGTGPSTSPETSPSATPKVDVRMIDFAHSTFKGFRDDPTVHDGPDKGYMFGLDSLITIMEQMREENQ